One Paraburkholderia agricolaris DNA segment encodes these proteins:
- a CDS encoding alpha/beta fold hydrolase, whose protein sequence is MIRDTLSVEAGDVRLAVYVSGPRDAPPLVLVHGYPDSAAVWEPVRAQLDARYRVISYDVRGAGASDAPETRAAYRLERLAADLAAVADATCGTRPFHLVGHDWGSIQSWEAVTDPDFKGRIASYTSISGPCLDHASFGLRGASSAAGVERAEQPGIHQTTKRPFGSGLRQTLKSWYIFFFHLPLLPELVWRTGGARMWPLWLRLTERVRPERDPAQMRNAINGLNLYRANFIDRLLHPRARHAHAPVQFIVPLRDRYVGPELSVGLEGWLGAYSRTEIDAGHWVVLREPERIAAGIERFVELHRVQRPSEGGGPGTSTKVNARAAGV, encoded by the coding sequence GTGATACGCGACACACTGTCGGTCGAAGCCGGCGACGTGCGGCTCGCGGTGTATGTGAGCGGACCGCGCGACGCACCGCCGCTCGTGCTGGTGCACGGTTATCCGGATTCGGCCGCGGTGTGGGAACCGGTGCGCGCGCAACTCGACGCGCGCTACCGTGTCATCAGCTACGACGTGCGCGGGGCCGGCGCGTCCGATGCGCCAGAAACGCGCGCGGCTTACCGGCTCGAGCGGCTCGCCGCCGATCTCGCAGCCGTCGCCGATGCAACCTGCGGCACACGGCCGTTTCACCTGGTCGGTCACGACTGGGGGTCGATTCAAAGCTGGGAAGCCGTCACCGACCCGGACTTCAAAGGCCGTATTGCGTCGTATACGTCAATCTCCGGACCGTGCCTCGATCATGCGTCGTTCGGCTTACGCGGCGCGAGTTCAGCCGCCGGCGTTGAGCGTGCGGAACAGCCCGGAATACATCAGACAACGAAGCGCCCATTCGGCAGCGGTCTTCGGCAAACGCTCAAATCCTGGTACATCTTTTTCTTTCACCTGCCGTTGCTGCCGGAGTTGGTGTGGCGTACCGGCGGCGCACGCATGTGGCCGTTATGGTTGCGCCTGACGGAACGGGTGCGCCCCGAGCGGGACCCCGCGCAAATGCGCAACGCGATCAACGGCCTGAATCTCTACCGCGCCAATTTCATCGACAGGCTGCTGCACCCACGCGCACGCCATGCACATGCGCCCGTGCAGTTCATCGTGCCGCTGCGCGATCGCTACGTCGGGCCCGAGCTCTCCGTGGGGCTCGAAGGCTGGCTCGGTGCGTACAGCCGCACCGAAATCGATGCCGGTCACTGGGTCGTATTGCGCGAACCCGAACGCATCGCGGCAGGCATCGAGCGCTTCGTGGAACTGCACCGGGTCCAGCGTCCATCGGAAGGCGGCGGTCCCGGCACCTCGACGAAGGTCAACGCTCGCGCGGCAGGCGTGTAA
- a CDS encoding putative glycolipid-binding domain-containing protein, protein MRELRWASEEGDGFEHLAFDARADGFAVESVVVGQRYGKAYGLHYKVRSDEQWRTTYAWLKIVGGAELELHGDGAGHWRDGHGHVLKAIEGCIDIDIAATPYTNTLPIRRLQLAEGEREPISVAYISTPDLQVTRAEQAYSCIELNRVYRYEGIFRNFTADLTVDEDGLVIDYPTLFTRLPRER, encoded by the coding sequence ATGCGTGAACTACGGTGGGCATCGGAAGAGGGCGACGGTTTCGAACATCTTGCGTTCGACGCGCGCGCGGACGGCTTTGCGGTGGAAAGCGTCGTGGTCGGGCAGCGCTACGGCAAAGCATACGGCCTGCACTACAAGGTACGCAGCGACGAGCAATGGCGTACGACCTATGCGTGGCTGAAGATCGTCGGCGGCGCCGAGCTGGAACTGCACGGCGACGGCGCCGGCCATTGGCGCGACGGCCATGGCCACGTGCTGAAGGCGATTGAAGGGTGCATCGATATCGATATCGCCGCCACGCCCTATACGAACACATTGCCGATCCGCCGTCTGCAACTGGCCGAAGGCGAGCGCGAACCGATTTCCGTCGCCTATATTTCGACGCCGGATTTGCAGGTCACGCGGGCCGAACAGGCGTATTCGTGCATCGAGTTGAATCGGGTGTATCGCTACGAAGGCATCTTCCGCAATTTCACCGCGGACCTGACGGTGGATGAGGACGGCCTCGTGATCGACTATCCGACGCTATTTACACGCCTGCCGCGCGAGCGTTGA
- a CDS encoding urea transporter, which produces MLAPATEAQSAALRTLLRSFGQIVLQPNAFTGACLLAAWLLCDPRLACAALMGAVAANVSAVLAGSREDDTQAGLHGFNGALAGLAAFSFIADNATAAAVAILAATGAAWLLEPWSRWLRARGLGYFSSPCLIVTWLWLPLATRVTQQTPSLTEHAPRAAQLSSGVLAGFAQTGFASGALPGLLVLIGIAAASRRHALWALAGAALASAAHLLLGASPGSFDAGLLGFNGVLTAIALADSGIAVTLGGVMLSVALQMAATYYALPAMTAPFVLATWSMQWLAGRFARAAAVPEPAAHGGTGRRVTLPASAGTSSASVRRAG; this is translated from the coding sequence ATGCTCGCCCCTGCAACCGAAGCACAATCCGCCGCTTTGCGCACCTTGTTGCGCAGTTTCGGCCAGATCGTGCTGCAGCCGAACGCGTTCACCGGCGCGTGCCTGCTGGCTGCATGGCTGCTATGCGATCCGCGCCTCGCCTGCGCGGCGTTGATGGGCGCAGTCGCGGCCAACGTCAGTGCGGTGTTGGCCGGCTCTCGGGAAGACGACACGCAGGCCGGCCTGCACGGCTTTAATGGCGCGCTAGCCGGTCTCGCCGCATTCAGCTTCATCGCCGACAACGCGACCGCCGCCGCTGTGGCGATTCTGGCCGCGACGGGGGCTGCGTGGCTGCTGGAACCGTGGTCGCGCTGGCTGCGTGCACGTGGGCTCGGCTATTTCTCAAGTCCCTGTCTGATCGTCACGTGGCTCTGGTTGCCGCTGGCGACACGCGTCACGCAGCAAACACCCTCCCTTACAGAGCACGCACCTCGGGCTGCGCAATTGAGCAGCGGCGTACTCGCCGGATTCGCCCAAACCGGTTTTGCGTCTGGCGCGCTGCCGGGCTTGCTTGTGTTGATCGGAATTGCGGCTGCTTCAAGACGGCATGCGTTGTGGGCGCTGGCCGGCGCGGCCCTCGCAAGCGCCGCGCATCTGTTGCTCGGCGCGAGCCCGGGCTCGTTCGACGCGGGCCTGTTAGGATTCAATGGCGTGCTAACGGCGATCGCACTGGCCGATTCCGGCATCGCGGTGACGCTCGGGGGCGTGATGCTTTCCGTGGCGCTGCAAATGGCCGCCACCTACTATGCGTTGCCGGCCATGACTGCACCGTTCGTACTCGCGACGTGGAGCATGCAGTGGCTCGCTGGCCGATTCGCGCGTGCCGCGGCAGTGCCCGAACCGGCCGCGCATGGCGGAACCGGACGGCGTGTCACGTTGCCGGCTTCGGCCGGGACGTCGTCTGCATCGGTCAGACGCGCGGGTTAG
- a CDS encoding class II aldolase/adducin family protein has translation MSFTHTPTGRVTEAGPRSEAEQQTRVDLAAAYRLAALNGWDDLVYTHISASVPGEPGHFLINPFGLAFDEVCASNLVKIDIEGNVVGASEHPVNATGFALHAAVHAARADAFCVMHLHNTAGVAVSAQPAGLLPASQHALRFYGHLAYHDYEGLAFTPTEGERLVAHLAGKPAMLLRNHGTLTTGRTIAEAYVLMATLIKACEIQLQAQACGSELVVPSDAVAARTAEQLFDGGAIEGALEWPALLRKLDRLDRTYRD, from the coding sequence ATGTCGTTCACCCACACGCCCACCGGCCGTGTCACCGAGGCAGGGCCGAGGTCCGAAGCCGAACAGCAGACCCGCGTCGACCTGGCCGCCGCGTATCGCCTCGCGGCGCTCAACGGCTGGGACGATCTCGTCTATACGCATATCTCGGCCAGCGTTCCCGGCGAACCCGGCCACTTCCTGATCAATCCGTTCGGTCTTGCGTTCGACGAAGTGTGCGCGTCAAACCTGGTGAAGATCGATATTGAAGGCAACGTCGTGGGCGCGAGCGAACATCCGGTCAACGCCACCGGTTTTGCGCTGCACGCCGCCGTGCATGCGGCCCGCGCCGACGCGTTCTGCGTGATGCACTTGCACAACACCGCAGGCGTGGCAGTCTCCGCTCAACCGGCCGGATTGCTGCCGGCGTCGCAGCACGCACTGCGCTTTTACGGCCACCTCGCGTATCACGATTATGAAGGCCTCGCCTTTACGCCGACCGAGGGCGAACGACTCGTCGCGCATCTCGCCGGCAAACCGGCCATGCTGTTGCGCAATCACGGCACGCTCACCACCGGCCGCACGATTGCCGAAGCTTATGTGTTGATGGCGACGCTGATCAAGGCTTGCGAAATCCAGTTGCAGGCACAGGCGTGCGGCAGCGAACTCGTCGTGCCGAGCGATGCCGTAGCCGCTCGCACAGCCGAGCAACTGTTTGACGGCGGCGCAATCGAAGGCGCGCTGGAATGGCCCGCCTTGCTACGCAAGCTCGACCGGCTCGATCGTACGTACCGGGATTAA
- a CDS encoding 4-oxalocrotonate tautomerase has translation MFQRYSPRSHAMPTFHIELFEGRSLEQKRQFVEAITRATCESLGVEPNSVDIILTDVKRENWATGGRLWSDADA, from the coding sequence ATTTTTCAACGCTACTCACCACGGAGTCACGCAATGCCCACGTTTCATATCGAACTCTTCGAAGGCCGCTCGCTGGAACAGAAACGTCAGTTTGTCGAAGCCATTACCAGGGCAACCTGCGAATCGCTCGGCGTCGAGCCGAACTCAGTGGACATCATTCTGACCGACGTCAAGCGCGAGAACTGGGCAACAGGTGGGCGTTTGTGGTCCGACGCGGACGCATGA
- a CDS encoding porin, translating to MKKAIATSALGLVALGAHAQSSVTLYGIVDTGIGYQSSQTSLGSTTGGRSAVKMVNGIWAGSRFGLKGSEDLGGGTKAIFQLEEGFNSATGAQSVSGLAFNRQAYVGVANASYGTLTAGRQYTSYYTLLSPYSPTTWLTGAYGAHPGDIDSLDTLYRANNSLVYTSPNMHGLTVSGSYSLGGVAGSTNAGSTISAAVQYLNGPFGIAAGYQRINNSTPGGGAWGADSTTSNAGAQTAVSGINNGYQTAQAQQRVAVTGGYAFSSQWDISFSYSNVQYIPGVNSAFHNEAIFNTAGAVLHYKPLTALDLAAGYSYTRATQSNGITSAASYQQFNLSQYYSLSKRTGLYALEAYQRAGGQTLAPNKAGTSTSIINATADIGDGQNGAPSSSRSQFAAGVGIIHRF from the coding sequence ATGAAAAAGGCAATAGCAACCTCGGCCCTTGGGTTGGTCGCCCTTGGCGCGCACGCTCAGAGCAGCGTGACGTTGTACGGTATCGTCGATACGGGGATCGGCTATCAGAGCAGCCAGACGTCGCTTGGTTCGACGACGGGTGGCCGCTCGGCGGTCAAGATGGTGAACGGCATCTGGGCGGGCAGCCGCTTCGGCCTGAAGGGCAGCGAAGATCTGGGCGGTGGCACGAAGGCAATCTTCCAGTTGGAAGAAGGCTTTAACAGTGCAACCGGCGCGCAGTCCGTTTCCGGCCTGGCGTTCAATCGGCAAGCGTATGTCGGTGTGGCCAATGCCAGCTACGGTACGCTGACGGCAGGCCGCCAGTACACCTCGTACTACACGCTGCTGTCGCCCTATAGCCCGACCACGTGGCTGACGGGCGCTTACGGTGCACACCCGGGCGATATCGATTCGCTGGATACGCTGTACCGCGCGAATAACTCGCTGGTGTACACCTCGCCGAACATGCATGGCCTGACGGTGAGCGGTTCGTATTCGCTGGGCGGTGTGGCAGGCAGCACGAATGCCGGCTCGACGATTAGCGCGGCGGTTCAGTACCTGAACGGTCCGTTCGGGATCGCGGCAGGCTATCAGCGCATCAACAACTCGACGCCGGGCGGCGGGGCATGGGGTGCTGATTCCACGACCTCGAATGCCGGCGCGCAGACGGCTGTGTCGGGTATCAACAACGGCTACCAGACGGCACAGGCGCAGCAGCGCGTGGCGGTGACGGGCGGCTATGCGTTCAGCTCGCAATGGGACATCTCGTTCTCGTACTCGAACGTGCAATACATCCCGGGTGTGAACTCGGCGTTCCACAACGAGGCGATCTTCAATACGGCTGGCGCCGTGCTGCACTACAAGCCGCTGACGGCGCTGGACCTGGCTGCCGGCTATAGCTACACGCGCGCAACGCAGTCGAATGGCATTACGAGCGCGGCGAGCTATCAGCAGTTCAATCTCTCGCAGTACTACAGCCTGTCCAAGCGGACCGGCCTGTACGCGCTGGAAGCTTACCAACGTGCGGGCGGCCAGACTTTGGCTCCGAACAAGGCGGGTACGTCCACGAGCATCATCAACGCAACGGCCGACATCGGCGACGGTCAGAACGGCGCACCGTCCTCGTCGCGCAGCCAGTTTGCGGCAGGTGTGGGCATCATCCACCGTTTCTGA
- a CDS encoding TRAP transporter large permease — translation MELAILSVSFLVFLVFGVPVSFALGLSCVLTYLYEGLPAATAMQSMISGMNAFSFLAVPFFIFSGELMLHGGIADRILRFAQATVGHFRGGLGMANVVACTLFGGVSGSPTADTSAMGGVVIPLMKREGYSAAYAVNVTTHSSLAGALMPTSTNMIIYAFAAQGITGTLNGQQMSGVSIGDLLFSGLLPVLWVMGFVLIAAYWQAVKFGYPRRPDGSTELQRFPGWFAVVRTFFGALPGLMVIAIILFCVARGIATATEAAAIAVAYSLVLTIVVYRTMTRQKLFHALSKAAKTTGVVLLLIGVSNMLRYQMAYLEIPDAIEHMLDGATSHAWLMLLYINIIQIFLGTFVDMAAHILITTPLFLPMAMHAGVGPVQFGIMILLNCALGLVHPPIGSVQFIGCAIGNVSIGETTKVAWPYYLAIFSAINIVTYVPMFSTWLPSLINGHPVF, via the coding sequence ATGGAACTTGCCATCCTCTCAGTTAGTTTCCTCGTTTTCCTCGTATTCGGGGTTCCTGTTTCGTTTGCGCTGGGACTTTCGTGCGTCCTGACTTATCTGTATGAAGGCTTGCCGGCGGCCACCGCCATGCAGTCGATGATTTCGGGAATGAATGCGTTTTCGTTTCTCGCAGTCCCATTCTTCATTTTCTCCGGCGAGTTGATGTTGCACGGCGGTATCGCCGACCGCATCCTGCGTTTCGCGCAGGCCACCGTGGGCCATTTCCGCGGCGGACTGGGCATGGCTAACGTGGTTGCGTGCACGTTGTTCGGTGGCGTGTCCGGTTCGCCGACGGCAGACACGTCCGCGATGGGCGGCGTGGTCATTCCGCTGATGAAGCGTGAAGGCTACAGCGCGGCCTATGCGGTCAACGTGACGACCCATTCGTCGCTCGCAGGCGCGTTGATGCCCACCTCGACGAACATGATCATCTATGCGTTCGCGGCCCAGGGCATTACCGGCACGTTGAACGGTCAGCAGATGAGCGGCGTGTCGATCGGCGACCTGCTGTTCTCCGGTCTGTTGCCGGTGCTGTGGGTGATGGGTTTCGTGCTCATCGCCGCGTACTGGCAGGCGGTCAAGTTCGGCTATCCGCGCCGTCCTGACGGCTCGACCGAATTGCAGCGTTTTCCCGGCTGGTTCGCGGTGGTCCGCACGTTCTTCGGTGCGTTGCCGGGCTTGATGGTGATCGCGATCATTCTGTTCTGCGTGGCGAGGGGGATTGCCACCGCGACGGAAGCGGCAGCCATTGCCGTGGCTTATTCACTGGTGTTGACCATCGTCGTGTATCGCACGATGACGAGGCAGAAGCTCTTTCATGCGCTGTCCAAGGCGGCTAAAACAACCGGCGTGGTGCTGCTGCTGATCGGCGTGTCGAACATGCTGCGCTACCAGATGGCCTATCTGGAGATTCCCGACGCAATCGAACACATGCTCGACGGTGCAACGAGTCACGCCTGGCTGATGCTGCTTTACATCAACATCATCCAGATCTTCCTCGGCACCTTCGTCGACATGGCGGCGCACATCCTGATCACGACACCGTTGTTCCTGCCGATGGCGATGCACGCCGGCGTGGGCCCGGTGCAGTTCGGGATCATGATCCTGCTGAACTGTGCGTTGGGTCTCGTGCATCCGCCGATTGGCTCGGTGCAGTTCATCGGTTGCGCGATCGGCAATGTGTCGATCGGTGAAACGACCAAGGTGGCGTGGCCTTACTACCTGGCGATCTTCAGCGCGATCAACATTGTGACGTACGTACCGATGTTTTCGACGTGGTTGCCTAGCCTGATCAATGGCCACCCGGTGTTTTAA
- a CDS encoding TRAP transporter small permease → MSFMKRPNDVLFRVLVVVASASLATLCLLVIYSVVMRYVFSDAPDFVEPIALLLVIVIAMFGAALKVREGGHIGLDSLVKKLPPKGQVVAHAFQHLCLIVLAVAIFFGCLQMAETTMDDKIPILGLPEALRYVIPVIASACIALFSLENLLGLFAQKHK, encoded by the coding sequence ATGAGTTTCATGAAGCGCCCAAATGATGTTCTCTTTCGCGTGCTGGTTGTCGTGGCGTCGGCGAGTCTCGCCACGCTGTGCCTGCTGGTGATCTATAGCGTTGTGATGCGCTATGTTTTCAGCGATGCACCGGATTTCGTCGAACCCATTGCGCTCCTGCTGGTGATCGTGATCGCCATGTTCGGCGCCGCGCTCAAGGTTCGCGAAGGCGGCCATATCGGGCTTGACTCGCTAGTCAAGAAATTGCCGCCGAAAGGCCAGGTGGTCGCCCATGCGTTCCAGCATCTTTGTCTGATCGTGCTGGCCGTGGCGATTTTCTTCGGCTGCCTGCAGATGGCGGAGACGACGATGGACGACAAGATTCCAATTCTCGGTCTTCCGGAAGCGCTTCGTTATGTGATCCCGGTTATCGCCAGCGCCTGCATCGCTCTGTTCTCGCTTGAGAACCTGCTGGGGCTTTTCGCACAGAAACACAAATAG
- a CDS encoding TRAP transporter substrate-binding protein: MNKKFASSRVSMIVAASVLAFSTVSAHARVFRVSDVHGDTYPTNMAVKYMGEEISKATGGKDSVKVFGNSALGSENDTIDQVRIGALDMARANGAAFNEIVPESMIPSLPFLFRDIDHFRKVMYGPEGQKILDAFSAKGMIALTFYESGARSMYAKKAIHSPADMKGLKVRVQPSDLMVDEIKAMGGTPTPMPFAEVYTGLKTGLVDGAENNLPSYEETKHFEVAQVYSETQHSMTPEVLVFSKKVWDTLTPQEQTIIKKAAADSVPYYQKLWTAREADAAKTVTKGGATIIPASQIDRPAFVKAMQPVWAKYEKTPQMKQLVDEIQAIK; this comes from the coding sequence ATGAACAAGAAGTTTGCCTCTTCCCGTGTCTCGATGATTGTCGCGGCCTCCGTGCTGGCGTTCAGCACCGTGTCGGCACACGCTCGCGTGTTCCGCGTGTCGGACGTGCATGGCGACACCTATCCGACCAATATGGCCGTGAAGTACATGGGCGAAGAAATCAGCAAGGCAACCGGTGGCAAGGATTCCGTGAAGGTCTTCGGTAACAGCGCGCTGGGCTCCGAAAACGACACGATCGATCAGGTGCGTATTGGCGCACTGGATATGGCACGCGCCAACGGCGCCGCGTTCAACGAGATCGTACCTGAATCGATGATCCCGTCGCTGCCATTCCTGTTTCGCGACATCGACCATTTCCGCAAAGTGATGTACGGCCCGGAAGGCCAGAAGATTCTCGACGCTTTTTCGGCGAAGGGCATGATCGCGCTGACGTTCTATGAGAGCGGCGCGCGTTCGATGTACGCGAAGAAGGCGATCCATTCGCCTGCCGACATGAAGGGCCTCAAGGTGCGCGTGCAGCCTTCGGACCTGATGGTCGACGAAATCAAGGCGATGGGCGGCACGCCGACGCCGATGCCGTTCGCCGAAGTCTATACCGGCCTGAAGACGGGCCTGGTGGATGGCGCGGAGAACAACCTGCCGTCGTACGAAGAGACCAAGCACTTCGAGGTCGCGCAGGTCTATTCCGAAACCCAGCATTCGATGACACCGGAAGTTCTGGTGTTCTCCAAGAAGGTGTGGGACACGCTGACGCCGCAGGAGCAGACCATCATCAAGAAGGCTGCGGCCGACTCGGTGCCGTACTACCAGAAGCTGTGGACCGCGCGCGAAGCTGACGCGGCCAAGACGGTCACCAAGGGCGGCGCGACGATCATCCCCGCGTCGCAGATCGACCGTCCGGCTTTCGTGAAGGCGATGCAGCCGGTCTGGGCGAAGTATGAAAAGACCCCGCAAATGAAGCAGCTCGTCGACGAAATCCAGGCGATCAAATAA
- a CDS encoding SMP-30/gluconolactonase/LRE family protein, which translates to MSGVANPRVERVEAANQAPASVGESPVWRAAEQALYWVDIPAQKIVRLRPDSAERTEWQLPEKVACLAFDRHGTVLAGCETGLFAVTLTKGASGTEPLAVTPRRLAAPVFPFADMRFNDGRCDRQGRFWSGTMVQDMAAANPAGALYRFDERGVLSGPVVDALITQNGLAWSPDGTTMYLSDSHPLRRQIWAFDYDIETGEPRNRRVFADLHDYAGRPDGAAVDADGCYWICANDAGLLLRFTPQGKLDRQIAVPAIKPSMCAFGGNNLDTLFVTSIRPATGASEHDGHLFAVRPGVAGLPEPEYAGEL; encoded by the coding sequence ATGAGCGGCGTGGCAAACCCGCGCGTGGAGCGTGTCGAAGCGGCAAACCAGGCGCCCGCGTCGGTCGGCGAGAGCCCGGTGTGGCGCGCGGCGGAGCAGGCGCTCTACTGGGTGGATATTCCGGCGCAAAAGATTGTGCGGCTGCGGCCCGATTCGGCGGAGCGCACCGAGTGGCAATTGCCGGAGAAAGTAGCCTGTCTGGCGTTCGATCGGCACGGTACGGTGCTGGCGGGCTGCGAGACGGGGCTTTTCGCGGTCACGCTAACCAAGGGTGCGTCCGGTACCGAACCGCTGGCCGTGACGCCAAGGAGGCTTGCCGCACCGGTCTTCCCGTTTGCCGATATGCGTTTCAACGACGGCCGGTGTGATCGGCAAGGGCGCTTCTGGTCCGGCACGATGGTGCAGGACATGGCAGCGGCAAATCCCGCCGGTGCGCTTTATCGCTTCGATGAGCGCGGCGTATTGTCGGGGCCTGTTGTCGACGCCTTGATCACGCAAAACGGTCTGGCGTGGTCGCCCGATGGGACCACGATGTATCTGTCGGACTCGCATCCCCTGCGCCGGCAGATCTGGGCATTCGACTACGACATCGAGACGGGCGAGCCGCGCAACCGGCGCGTATTCGCCGACCTGCACGATTACGCCGGGCGTCCCGACGGCGCGGCGGTGGACGCGGATGGCTGCTACTGGATCTGCGCGAACGACGCGGGCCTGCTGCTTCGCTTTACCCCGCAAGGCAAGCTCGATCGGCAGATTGCCGTGCCGGCCATCAAGCCGTCGATGTGCGCATTCGGCGGCAACAACCTCGATACGCTGTTCGTGACGTCGATTCGTCCCGCGACCGGCGCGAGCGAACACGACGGCCATCTGTTCGCCGTCCGCCCTGGTGTGGCGGGGTTGCCCGAGCCTGAGTACGCAGGCGAACTGTGA
- a CDS encoding NAD-dependent epimerase/dehydratase family protein, with translation MTDSNPDRTAAQKPFRRLLLTGAAGNLGQQVRGALAAWADIVRVTDIAPLGDVAAHEEASIVDLADEAAVHALLEGVDAVVHLGGISVEAPFEDLLEANIRGLYNLYSAAQKQGVKRIVYASSNHAVGFHPTTSVLDIDAPLRPDSLYGVTKCFGESLSRYYFDRFGLETVCLRIGSSFEQPKNPRMLVTYLSFRDLIELVRCSLFTNRVGHAIVYGVSDNRTKWVDNTKAAFLGFRPQDSSIEFEHLFPVAAPTAELDDPTQRFQGGPFVLAGPMEPKR, from the coding sequence TCTCGGCCAGCAAGTGCGCGGCGCGCTCGCCGCGTGGGCCGATATCGTGCGCGTTACCGATATCGCGCCGCTGGGAGACGTGGCGGCGCATGAAGAGGCCTCGATTGTCGACCTCGCCGATGAAGCCGCGGTTCACGCGCTGCTCGAAGGTGTGGACGCGGTCGTTCATCTTGGCGGCATTTCCGTCGAGGCGCCGTTCGAAGATCTGCTCGAAGCGAATATTCGCGGCCTGTACAACCTCTATTCGGCCGCGCAGAAGCAGGGCGTGAAGCGCATCGTGTATGCGAGCTCGAATCATGCCGTGGGTTTTCATCCCACCACGTCGGTACTGGATATCGATGCGCCGCTGCGTCCCGACAGCCTGTATGGCGTGACGAAGTGCTTCGGCGAATCGTTGTCGCGCTATTACTTCGACCGCTTCGGTCTCGAGACGGTGTGCTTGCGGATCGGCTCGTCGTTCGAGCAGCCGAAAAATCCGCGCATGCTCGTCACCTATCTGAGCTTTCGTGACCTTATCGAACTGGTGCGCTGCTCACTGTTCACCAACCGGGTCGGGCACGCAATCGTTTATGGCGTTTCCGACAACCGGACCAAGTGGGTCGACAACACCAAGGCGGCGTTTCTTGGTTTTCGCCCGCAGGACAGTTCGATCGAATTCGAGCATCTCTTCCCGGTCGCGGCGCCCACTGCCGAGCTCGACGATCCGACCCAGCGTTTCCAGGGCGGCCCGTTTGTGCTGGCGGGCCCGATGGAGCCTAAGCGATGA